A window of the Myripristis murdjan chromosome 15, fMyrMur1.1, whole genome shotgun sequence genome harbors these coding sequences:
- the ston1 gene encoding stonin-1: MCSTNNSNWVTFEDENTPVSSPQKPTQSSGLIKASIPRPNGLKLVLPPVRDPSWSFSSSLESPQIHSSLNGSSCMPCNTPFCTPVSGVPNNMSPFNFNTREKNIFFQSFSSTPTTSVSSPGPEGATQTSDGPSPFPSFQGESGHFNPFWEGTSHNADLESSSSDSETDVSLPRFFIRTKDGSEPPRDQLQSSYSYICHKLEGLRAEKDHEAEIERDREGELSCKTELRTEMVREGSSQFVPRGLFRSQKRDGWSLMLRIPEKKNRMSSRQWGPIYLRLLPGGVLQMYYEKGLEKPFKEFQLLPHCRLSELKLESYGEPRKILTVKVEHFSYTEKKRFHPKLEVTHEAEIEQLLKFGTTEHGDMEDLLVSMEEEIFRLSMPHQQRRNYEEQELSLQITDHIWVQLDKTGGVMERAAFTQIHCLAFLNGEGYCFLALNDLGLLRFDSSYGSEDGNEVWMEITDCHFHRCINEAEFQRSRLIKFSPPDACRVELMRYKTMGLGCTELPFSIKAMVTVQGAYVELQAFLNLSAAFPSSAGTFDTMQPLCENIVIHVPVPGDWVKVSQTVALLRQRSLKARMNRNTCLGSVSAAESQPVMQVSTGTVKYENVYSAIVWRIDRLPAKNTAVDHPHSFSCKLELGSDQEIPNDWYPFVTMECEIMGAVVSQTRIKSLGTVNDIQPQKHVTSWTRYHCQVEIEKKWIETESQRQSGCMTQ, from the exons ATGTGTTCTACAAATAATTCAAACTGGGTGACATTTGAAGATGAGAATACACCAGTCTCATCACCTCAGAAGCCCACACAGTCATCAGGACTTATCAAAGCATCAATACCCCGCCCTAATGGTCTGAAACTGGTGCTTCCGCCTGTCAGAGATCCTTCCTGGAGCTTCAGCAGTTCCCTGGAATCGCCTCAAATCCACTCAAGTCTTAATGGAAGTTCCTGTATGCCATGCAACACTCCCTTTTGCACTCCTGTGAGCGGGGTTCCTAACAATATGTCTCCATTTAACTTCAACACAAGGGAAAAGAACATATTCTTCCAAAGCTTCTCCAGCACACCTACCACATCTGTCTCCTCCCCAGGCCCAGAGGGAGCGACACAAACCTCAGATGGACCAAGCCCGTTCCCCTCTTTTCAGGGAGAGTCGGGACACTTCAATCCCTTCTGGGAGGGAACTAGCCACAATGCAGATTTGGAAAGTTCCTCCTCAGACTCGGAAACGGATGTTAGCCTACCACGCTTCTTTATCCGGACCAAAGATGGCAGTGAGCCACCACGCGACCAACTCCAGAGCTCATACTCCTACATTTGCCACAAGCTGGAAGGCCTACGAGCAGAAAAAGACCATGAAGCAGAGATAGAgcgagatagagagggagaattAAGTTGCAAAACAGAACTAAGAACCGAGATGGTGAGGGAGGGTTCATCACAGTTTGTTCCTCGAGGTCTGTTTCGGAGCCAGAAAAGGGATGGCTGGTCTTTGATGCTCAGgattccagaaaaaaagaaccGCATGTCCTCTCGACAGTGGGGTCCAATCTATCTCCGCCTGCTGCCAGGAGGTGTGCTGCAGATGTACTATGAGAAAGGGCTGGAGAAACCCTTCAAGGAGTTCCAGCTTCTCCCTCATTGCAGGCTATCAGAACTTAAGCTGGAGAGCTATGGCGAGCCCCGCAAAATCCTCACCGTCAAAGTGGAACATTTCTCATACACAGAGAAGAAACGCTTCCATCCTAAGTTGGAGGTGACCCATGAGGCAGAGATAGAGCAACTGCTGAAGTTTGGCACCACAGAGCATGGCGACATGGAGGATCTTTTAGTCTCCATGGAGGAGGAAATCTTCAGGTTGAGTATGCCCCACCAACAAAGACGGAATTACGAGGAGCAGGAGCTGTCATTGCAGATTACTGATCATATTTGGGTACAGCTGGATAAGACTGGCGGAGTCATGGAGCGGGCAGCCTTTACACAGATCCACTGCCTCGCTTTTCTAAATGGGGAAGGGTATTGCTTTCTGGCCCTTAACGATCTCGGGCTGCTTCGCTTTGACTCAAGCTACGGATCCGAGGACGGTAACGAAGTCTGGATGGAGATCACTGACTGCCATTTTCACAGATGCATCAATGAGGCGGAGTTTCAGAGATCCCGGCTGATTAAGTTCTCGCCCCCTGACGCTTGTAGGGTGGAGCTGATGAGATACAAGACAATGGGTTTGGGTTGCACAGAGTTACCCTTTTCAATCAAAGCCATGGTCACGGTACAAGGTGCCTATGTGGAACTCCAAGCCTTCCTTAACTTGTCTGCGGCCTTCCCTTCCTCTGCAGGGACATTTGACACAATGCAGCCGCTCTGTGAGAACATAGTGATCCATGTGCCAGTACCAGGTGACTGGGTCAAAGTGTCACAAACAGTGGCCTTGCTGCGACAGAGATCACTGAAAGCCCGTATGAACAGAAACACCTGTCTGGGCTCTGTCAGCGCTGCAGAGTCACAGCCTGTAATGCAGGTGTCAACCGGCACTGTCAAGTATGAGAATGTATATTCAGCTATCGTCTGGAGGATCGACAGACTTCCTGCTAAGAACACAG CAGTGGATCATCCCCATTCATTTTCCTGCAAGCTAGAGCTGGGATCTGATCAGGAGATCCCAAATGACTGGTACCCTTTTGTCACCATGGAATGTGAAATTATGGGAGCTGTTGTGTCACAAACAAGGATAAAGTCGCTGGGCACTGTAAACGACATCCAGCCACAGAAGCATGTGACCAGTTGGACACGTTATCATTGTCAG GTGGAAATCGAGAAGAAATGGATTGAAACAGAATCACAGAGGCAATCTGGCTGCATGACACAGTGA